Within Candidatus Saccharibacteria bacterium, the genomic segment CTGGCGCGGGGCTGGCGGCTAAACGAATTTATGATTGCGTCGTTTGACTATCAGTTACTGCGGTATGTAAAACGCGCCTTTCCCAAAGTGACACTGGTAGTAATAGAGCGCTGGTCAGGAGTTCGCGCAACCTCACGTGCCCGCCGACTTGGCACAAAGTACATTAGTATGAATCAAAAGTGGCTATGGCTCGGTTTTTTGAAACTCATGAAAAAAAAGGGATACAGACTCTCGGCCTACACCGTAAACGACCCAGCGCGCGCCAAAAAATGGAAACCTTACTTATATGCAATAATTACCGACCGCCCCGACCTGTTCAAAAAATAGTACATTCTTTCACTACAGTAGCCGCCCCAGCTTTGGGAGGACAGTCCTCCGAAAAGTACAACCCGTGAATTTTTTCCGCTATTGCTGTATGTTTTCAGATCTATTTATCAATTTCTGGGATGTTACACTTGAGGCATGGAAGTTATACTTGAGGACAAACGCACGATTGCACACAACGTCTGCGAGTTTGTATTCAAGCCAATAAAGCCGGTAGAGTATGTACCAGGCCAGTACGCCCGCTACACCTTTCCATTTCACATTGACGACCCTAGGGACAAACAACATCGCACATTTACGCTCACCTCTCACCCAAGCGATGACGACATTCGCATCATTACTAGGCTAGACCCGCCACTAAGTGTATACAAACGGTGCCTACTCGACCTCAAGCCCGGCAAGATCATGCACATTGACGAGCCACGTGGTGATGCCGTGTTGCCTCGACTCGCGACAACACCCCTTATTTTTGTCGCCCAGGGCATAGCTTTGGCAAGCTACCTTTCTATGCTCACTGAATGTGCGAGGTCTAACCTCGCACACCAGATCACGCTGCTGTGGGCGCGGCGAAGCGAAGACGACGCCTTAAAAAAACTCATCCCCTGTGAAGTGCCTCACCTGACTCGCATAGATACGCACTACCCTGACCGTCTGAGCGCAAGGGATATACTGGCACATATCAAGCCAGCCAGCCTCATCTACCTTTCTGGGAGCCAACGATTTGTGGAGACTCTAGGTGCCGCCCTTGAGGCAGACGGCATGCCCCGCGAACGCCTCATCTACGACTATTACAGCGGCTACGCGAATTTATAGTCAGTATAGCGCTCTTGCTTGCATCGTGCGTGAAATACCCTCATAGTAGTGGTACCTATGAGTATTCACCCGAACGACGTAGAAACGCCAGATCCTTTTGAAGGTCTAGATTATATTCCTAAGGAATTAAGAACCCTCGATAAACCACCAGTACCCATTACTGTAATCAATTGCGACCCTGCCCTAAACGTTAGGGATCCGCATGATTTGTTTGGGCTCGAGATACTCCTTGGCGGCCTCGCTGGCGTACGCCCTTTCGGCGTACAAACCGAAGCAAGAATGCATGCTCGTTCAGAATTCAGTTCATTAGTTGCGAGAGGGCTGATAAATCCCGAACTATTAAGCGACCTCGGCCACGTTGGCTGTACTGATTTATCTGCTAAAAAATTAACAGATAGCTCTGACTTGGCTGCCCAGATAGCCGCAACAAATCCTAAAAAAGCAGTCGTGATTATTACCCCCGATACAGTGGTCTGGCAACCCCTGAAGCAGGCTGTAAAAAAACAGGTGCGTGTCGCAGTCTACCGGGCGGAATATAAGCGCCGGAGCCCACCAACCGAAAGAGGCATGAAGTGGACTATCACTGCCGATTCAAATAATACGGCAGACTAGTTTTTAGTCGGTTTGCGGCAATTTAGGCCCCTTGTACGAATTTGTAGCTAGCGGGTCAATCTCCGGCGGCTTGGCATCCCGCTTATCCGTAACCGCTGTATAAACCACTACGGAACCGAGCCGGGGGTGCTCGACGCCACGTTGTTTTGCTGCCTCGTGCGCTTTTTCCGCCAAATCCTGACTCATTATTCCCTCGACTGCCTCAGGCCCACCAGTCATTACACTTCCTCCTGGACGTTAATTGTGTGACCCTCAA encodes:
- a CDS encoding FAD-dependent oxidoreductase; the protein is MEVILEDKRTIAHNVCEFVFKPIKPVEYVPGQYARYTFPFHIDDPRDKQHRTFTLTSHPSDDDIRIITRLDPPLSVYKRCLLDLKPGKIMHIDEPRGDAVLPRLATTPLIFVAQGIALASYLSMLTECARSNLAHQITLLWARRSEDDALKKLIPCEVPHLTRIDTHYPDRLSARDILAHIKPASLIYLSGSQRFVETLGAALEADGMPRERLIYDYYSGYANL